Proteins from a genomic interval of Trifolium pratense cultivar HEN17-A07 linkage group LG6, ARS_RC_1.1, whole genome shotgun sequence:
- the LOC123890663 gene encoding auxin-induced protein AUX28-like, with amino-acid sequence MEVVVGMKKEKMEFDETELRLGIGSTKASEEVVRKRGFSETENHDDDDDENTTMDLMLNLSSKEASGEVDPNDKIKNLQKEKTLLPDPAKPPTKTQVVGWPPVRSYRKNMLAMQKSSTNFGDESEKNNAISFVKVSLDGAPYLRKVDLQMYKSYSQLSDSLGKMFSSFTIGNCESQGMKDFMNESKLMDLLNNSDYVPTYEDKDGDWMLVGDVPWEMFVESCKRLRIMKGKEAIGIAPRAMEKCKNRR; translated from the exons ATGGAAGTTGTTGTTGGCATGAAGAAGGAGAAAATGGAGTTTGATGAAACTGAGCTAAGACTTGGAATTGGATCAACCAAAGCTAGTGAAGAAGTTGTAAGGAAGAGAGGATTTTCTGAGACTGAaaatcatgatgatgatgatgatgagaacACTACTATGGATTTGATGCTTAATCTTTCTTCTAAGGAAGCTAGTGGTGAGGTAGATCCAAATGATAAGATCAAGAATTTGCAAAAGGAGAAGACTCTTTTGCCTGATCCTGCCAAGCCTCCTACAAA GACTCAAGTGGTGGGTTGGCCACCTGTCCGGTCATACCGTAAGAACATGTTAGCAATGCAAAAAAGTAGTACTAATTTTGGAGATGAAAGTGAAAAGAACAATGCAATTAGCTTTGTGAAAGTTAGCTTGGATGGAGCACCTTATCTCCGCAAAGTCGACTTACAGATGTACAAAAGTTACTCACAACTTTCTGATTCCTTAGGCAAAATGTTCAGCTCCTTCACCATTG GCAACTGTGAATCACAAGGAATGAAGGATTTCATGAATGAGAGTAAGTTGATGGATCTTTTAAACAATTCTGATTATGTCCCAACCTATGAAGACAAGGATGGTGATTGGATGCTTGTTGGTGACGTCCCATGGGA GATGTTTGTTGAATCATGCAAACGTTTGCGTATCATGAAAGGAAAGGAGGCTATTGGTATTG CACCAAGAGCCATGGAGAAGTGCAAGAACAGACGCTAG
- the LOC123892990 gene encoding auxin-induced protein 22E-like has protein sequence MGSYIETELIINHKDTELRLGLPGSEDDQQSCNGSIVRSNKRTFSSETTSVQQESICKSNNVSSDTSNSSTTSNDHDHDQDTVQPKKVQVVGWPPIRSFRKNSLQQKKVEDGCGMYVKVSMAGAPYLRKIDLKIFKSYSELLIALENLFKCTFGEYSEREGYNGSECAPTYEDKDGDWMLVGDVPWNMFISSCKRLKIVKGSEAKGLACL, from the exons ATGGGAAGCTATATTGAAACAGAGTTGATTATTAATCACAAGGACACAGAATTAAGGTTAGGATTACCTGGAAGTGAAGATGATCAACAATCATGCAATGGTTCTATTGTTAGAAGCAACAAAAGAACTTTTTCATCAGAAACAACAAGCGTCCAACAAGAATCCATTTGTAAGAGCAACAATGTTAGCTCAGATACTTCTAATTCTTCAACCACAAGTAATGATCATGATCATGACCAAGACACCGTCCAACCTAAAAA GGTACAAGTAGTAGGGTGGCCACCAATTAGATCTTTTAGGAAGAACAGTTTACAACAAAAGAAAGTTGAAGATGGATGTGGAATGTATGTGAAAGTGAGTATGGCTGGTGCACCTTATTTGAGGAAGATAGatctcaaaattttcaaaagctattcagaacttcTTATAGCTTTGGAAAATTTGTTTAAGTGCACATTTG GTGAATATTCAGAAAGAGAAGGGTATAATGGATCTGAATGTGCTCCTACTTATGAAGATAAGGATGGTGATTGGATGCTAGTTGGAGATGTTCCATGGAA CATGTTCATATCTTCTTGCAAGAGGCTAAAGATAGTGAAAGGATCAGAAGCAAAGGGGTTGGCATGTTTATGA